Part of the Luteolibacter rhizosphaerae genome, CTCCTAGTTGGATTCGCAGCGCACCATGGGGAGACACGCCGCGCTTGTCCAGAGGCATCAGAAGTCGAGCTTGCCGCGGCCTTGCACGCGCTTCCAGACGGGGCCCTGCGGGTCGTAGGGAGGGGCGTTGTCGACGGTGGTGGCTGCGGGTAACTCGCTATCGAGGCGGAAGAGCGGGAAGACCGGCGCACCGCTCGGGCTAGCCGTATACTTCTGGCCGATCTCCTCGATCAAGAGGGAGGCGCAGAAGAGACCACCGGGAATCTCGCTAATGAGGATCTCGATGGGATAGGTCTTGCCTGCTTCCGCTTCGAACTCCTTGCCAACGGCGAGTCCACCGATGGCACCGTTCCAGTTCCGGGTGGATTCATATTCGTGGAACTGCACGGGCAGCTTCATCGGGTAATCCTTCTTCAGCTTGGCGAGCATGTTGTCATCCTCGGCTTCCTCCTTGAGCACCTTGATGCCATTCCCGGCGAGGTAGACACCGGTGGTGCCGGAGGTGAATCCGTGGTCGAAGACATGCTTGCCGTTGAAGCGCACGACCAACACGTCGTCCCCGGCACCGACGAAGCGGTACTTGCCGCTGCGGGGCGGGGTGACCATGCCGCGGTAGACCACGATCCAGCGGCTCGGCTGCACTTCCTTTTCGCAGTTGAAGGCGGCGGGGGCTCCATCCGCGGGCATGACCGGCATGTAGATCTTCGTTTGGTAGAGCTTCTGGCTGGCGCGGTAGTAATCGTTCAGGATGCTTTCCTTCCAGCCGCGGTTCACGAACTCGGCGATGATGTCGCGGATGCTCTCGTTGGTGACGTCGGACTCCTTGCGCTTCGAGGTCTGCTTGAGGTCGTAGAAGGTCCCTTCAAGAGCGTTCTCGTTCGGATTGATCATGCCAAAGGGATTGACCAGGCCGGTACCTTCCCCCTTGCCCATACCCATGCCATCGCCGAAGCCCTTGCCGGTGCCATTCCCGCGGCCGCCGCCGCTGCCGCTACCCCCCAGGCCGCCCGACAGGCCGCCCGAGCCGAAGGTGCCGAGCGAGGCCATCTGCGAGCTGGGATCCTGATCCGGCAGGGCGATCTGACTGACCGCTCCTTCCACCACGATGCGAGACATGTTCGGCCGCATCATGTTGGCGCGCTGCTTCTGCTGGCTGCGCTCGCTGGTCGAGGGATCGCCGCCGCCGCCACCGGTGGGCATGAAGTTCACGTTCTTCTCTTTGTCCACGGGCGGGATGATCCGGAAGACCCAAGCCGCGCCGATGCAAAGCACGATCACGTGGATGAGAACCGAAACGGAAAGCGATCCGCCGCCGAGTCTCCGCCAGAAGGAGAGCTTGGGTTTCACATAGACCACCGCCGGTTCTTCCTCCGGCTCGAGATAGGGTTCTTCGTTTGTCATCGGATGCTATGCGGCGAAACGAAGGCGGCAGGAAAAGCTTAGGAAAAAGAGCCGCGGCTCCCCGATTGGGTGGCGATGCAGGGACAATAAAAAAGCCCCGGTCGACTGGCGACCGGGGCTCTGGTGAAGTTGGGCGAAGCTCGCTGGCTCAGATCTGGCGGCGACCGCCACCGATACCACCACCGCCACCGGTGCTGAGGAAGCGGTAGTAGACCTCCAGCATCAGCGTGCAGAGGGCGGTGCGGTAGATCTGGCCGTCCAGATTGTTATCGGCGTAGCGGGCGGCCACGGCGCGGATCGGCTGGCCACCACCCGGGATCTTCCATGAACCATCGGACTCCTGGTTGTTCAGGAGCTGGTCGCGGAACATTTCGTTGTAGAACTTCCAGTCGTCACCACCGCGCTGCATCATGGCCTGCGACTCATAGTAGTGGGCGTAGAGGTCGGAGTTCGCGGTGTTGTACTCGAATTTGCTCTTCTCGCGGATGTAGTCGGCACCGCGCTTGACGGGGGACTGGCCACCCTTGCCCCACATCTGGTGGCAGAGCATGCCCACGCCGGTGAGGGTGTGGTAATCGAGGCCGCCGGAAGGAGCACCGTTGGTGTAGCCGAAGCCGCCGCTCTCATCCTGGCACTTCACGAGGTAGGCGAGGCCCTTGTTCACCGCGCCGGTCATGCCGCGGAACTTGAGGGTCTTTTTGGCATGGTCGCAGGCCTTGAGCGCTTGGATCTGCCAGCCGGCGATGGAAACGTCGCCACCACGGTCGTTCTCGGTCTCGTAGGAGTAGTCCCAGCCGCCGCTGTCGTGCTGGTTGTCGATGATGTATTGGCCGGCCTTCTGGGTGACATCGAGCAGCCCGGGGACATCGACCTTGAGCTGGGTGCAGAAGGTGGTGGCTTCGCCGAGAGCGTAGGTGGCGATGCCGTGCTCGTAGGGCCAGTGCTTGTCACCGAGGTTGGTGGAGAGCTTGCCCTCGTTGCGGTTGCCGAGGTTCACGAGGTAGACGATGGCCTTCATGCAGGACTCGCCGTATTCCTCGGAGACGGGGGTTTCGCAGTGGCCGAAGTAGGCGAGCAGGGCGAGGCCGGTCATGGCGGCCTGGTTGTTGTTACCCCACGAGCCGTCGGAGTTTTGCTT contains:
- a CDS encoding prenyltransferase/squalene oxidase repeat-containing protein; protein product: MSDQNDDGSFEYYETNDAEMQQHQGPVLLEKRKLTLWQRLGGGALSIAILVHVVILVVGAFWVFRVIYPPEKTVDFMPNGGGGGGGGERGMQYEVQKKKAQITPSQNVKRVFAEGGTSTFAIPDPGDNFGEMSTLSSLSGGGMSGGLGGAGSGSGFGNGSGGGRGDGKGFGFGGGGSGQLFGLIPEDMRKRCSAEDRLERLTQNGGTPACEEAVKKALAWLKSKQNSDGSWGNNNQAAMTGLALLAYFGHCETPVSEEYGESCMKAIVYLVNLGNRNEGKLSTNLGDKHWPYEHGIATYALGEATTFCTQLKVDVPGLLDVTQKAGQYIIDNQHDSGGWDYSYETENDRGGDVSIAGWQIQALKACDHAKKTLKFRGMTGAVNKGLAYLVKCQDESGGFGYTNGAPSGGLDYHTLTGVGMLCHQMWGKGGQSPVKRGADYIREKSKFEYNTANSDLYAHYYESQAMMQRGGDDWKFYNEMFRDQLLNNQESDGSWKIPGGGQPIRAVAARYADNNLDGQIYRTALCTLMLEVYYRFLSTGGGGGIGGGRRQI